A region from the Treponema pallidum subsp. pallidum str. Nichols genome encodes:
- a CDS encoding PilZ domain-containing protein, producing MEFATREQLNRYYDLYKDVDVTFSKDVMQALCFNARQVCVRSAGGQCSCVMNSVSMVGAKVILSRKSSLLESIQVEGASVSIRFSFFESDARDAVSFFVTARVLGVEDYAQSTELVVLSVAYTQRIPDMLIERLGLLVEANISSKKRKSERIAVNKESMRRIGLMRAETIVFIQAIPRRCVLRDVSFGGAKFIMMGVAPFLKGKETVLKLDFEEPSTSMSIRGHVVRADQVEGRKDLVAVAMEYDFDVVPVAYRMCLNRYASDRCRRFPGTDEDCSAASAGDPGRSSAGAEGIDLSVPFSLS from the coding sequence GTGGAGTTCGCCACCAGGGAGCAGCTGAATAGGTACTACGATTTGTACAAGGATGTCGATGTAACTTTCTCAAAGGATGTGATGCAGGCGCTCTGTTTTAATGCGCGGCAGGTGTGCGTGCGAAGCGCGGGAGGTCAGTGTTCCTGCGTAATGAATTCTGTGTCTATGGTGGGTGCGAAAGTTATTCTCAGCAGGAAGAGTAGTCTGCTTGAGAGCATTCAAGTGGAAGGGGCGAGCGTCAGCATACGGTTTTCTTTCTTTGAGTCCGATGCGCGGGATGCGGTTTCCTTCTTCGTTACTGCCAGGGTTCTCGGTGTTGAAGACTATGCCCAGAGTACGGAGCTAGTGGTGTTAAGCGTGGCGTATACGCAGCGCATACCTGATATGCTCATAGAGCGTTTGGGTTTGCTTGTTGAGGCCAACATTAGTTCCAAGAAGCGTAAGTCGGAGCGTATTGCGGTGAACAAGGAGAGTATGCGCAGGATCGGCTTGATGAGAGCGGAGACCATCGTGTTCATTCAGGCGATTCCTCGCCGCTGCGTTCTGCGGGATGTTTCCTTTGGTGGTGCGAAGTTTATCATGATGGGCGTTGCGCCGTTTTTGAAAGGCAAGGAGACGGTGCTGAAGCTTGATTTTGAGGAGCCGAGTACGAGCATGAGTATTAGGGGGCACGTGGTGCGTGCAGATCAGGTTGAGGGGCGTAAAGACCTGGTGGCCGTGGCCATGGAGTACGACTTTGATGTGGTGCCTGTCGCGTATCGTATGTGTTTGAACCGCTACGCATCGGACCGCTGTCGCCGTTTTCCCGGTACGGACGAGGACTGCTCTGCGGCGTCTGCCGGCGATCCAGGGCGGTCGTCAGCAGGCGCTGAAGGTATTGACCTTTCTGTACCCTTCTCTTTGTCTTAG
- a CDS encoding DUF192 domain-containing protein, whose protein sequence is MLKRIESVLYKAFEEHVSFYLHRTPAALSLLLLGLLSCVACRTNSLETAQIAFCTGGQYVPVVVELALTEEAQRRGYMGRTRIPDGTGMLFVYKQDTRLSFWMKDTPHPLSLAFLDAQGAIVQIEDLVPLSTHSVRSNRSVRYALEVPRGWFVRSKLLVGARLSARSLARIRRHADPPKGQSGDKRH, encoded by the coding sequence ATGCTGAAAAGGATCGAAAGCGTTTTGTACAAGGCTTTTGAAGAGCACGTCTCCTTCTACCTGCACAGGACACCTGCTGCGCTGTCGCTTTTGTTACTGGGGTTGCTTTCCTGTGTGGCGTGCAGAACGAATAGCCTAGAAACAGCGCAAATCGCTTTTTGTACAGGAGGGCAGTACGTGCCGGTGGTTGTAGAACTCGCACTCACGGAAGAAGCGCAGCGGCGCGGGTACATGGGGCGTACACGGATCCCCGACGGGACGGGCATGCTTTTCGTGTATAAACAGGACACACGCCTCTCCTTTTGGATGAAGGACACCCCACACCCGCTCTCTCTCGCATTCCTGGATGCTCAAGGGGCGATCGTACAGATAGAAGACTTAGTCCCGCTGAGCACACACAGCGTACGCAGCAACCGGTCAGTACGGTACGCACTGGAAGTGCCACGAGGCTGGTTTGTGCGTTCGAAACTACTGGTCGGAGCGAGGCTCAGTGCACGGAGCCTCGCGCGCATCCGCAGACATGCGGACCCCCCTAAGGGGCAATCCGGTGACAAGCGCCATTAA
- a CDS encoding Crp/Fnr family transcriptional regulator has protein sequence MLQLTFVNFKKGSYILVEGKADADLFYIIHSGQVCIAKQVEIVAEEEGNVLTAGNFLGVVACMSRHNQIETAVALTDVVLIAIRYEQFPQLIEKNAAIAMKIILSFTKKMRYLNEALTQLTLKKHTDVDVSHLFAIGEYYVKMTKFELALYAYYHYLKESPKGTYAEEARKRFVAIKSTGVKVPVEILEPNILEATRCYDREAMVFCECQLGNEFYIIQKGHVKITKIVDNNEVVLAILKEGDMFGEMALLENKPRSASAIVMSDGCQLLAVNRKNFQQLVATQPQLTARLTTTLADRIWSMYRQLANTLLPEPTEKMYDMLAIQLEKIRYIPSTGKAYDFEFGPIELAHMCGFPKDIVSQVTEDFLREPIVRCVDNKISVTDDLELVKRVAYFKKKRTLAKARKDPHNRQ, from the coding sequence TTGTTACAGCTGACGTTTGTTAACTTCAAGAAGGGTTCTTACATACTAGTAGAGGGGAAAGCTGACGCAGATCTTTTCTATATCATTCACAGCGGTCAGGTATGTATTGCAAAACAAGTAGAGATAGTTGCAGAGGAGGAAGGAAACGTCCTAACCGCGGGTAACTTTTTAGGTGTAGTTGCCTGCATGTCGCGGCATAATCAGATTGAAACTGCAGTTGCGCTCACTGATGTCGTGCTTATTGCAATTCGTTATGAGCAGTTCCCCCAGCTCATTGAAAAGAACGCGGCGATTGCTATGAAAATCATCCTTTCCTTCACAAAGAAAATGCGCTACCTCAATGAGGCGCTTACCCAATTGACATTGAAAAAACACACTGATGTGGATGTCTCGCATCTTTTCGCTATTGGCGAATACTACGTCAAAATGACGAAGTTTGAACTTGCGCTCTATGCGTACTATCATTATCTCAAGGAAAGTCCCAAGGGGACGTATGCAGAGGAAGCACGCAAACGATTTGTTGCGATTAAATCCACAGGAGTTAAGGTACCAGTAGAAATACTCGAACCTAACATACTTGAAGCCACGCGCTGCTACGATCGAGAGGCGATGGTGTTCTGTGAGTGTCAATTGGGAAATGAGTTTTACATCATTCAAAAAGGACATGTAAAAATTACTAAGATTGTTGATAACAATGAGGTAGTGCTGGCGATTTTAAAAGAAGGAGATATGTTTGGGGAAATGGCGTTGCTGGAGAACAAGCCGCGTTCTGCAAGCGCCATTGTTATGTCTGATGGTTGCCAGCTTTTGGCCGTGAACCGAAAGAACTTCCAACAGCTGGTAGCCACACAACCGCAATTGACTGCGCGTCTTACCACCACGCTCGCAGATCGCATCTGGTCGATGTACCGACAGCTCGCAAATACTTTGCTTCCGGAACCGACTGAAAAAATGTACGATATGTTGGCCATCCAGTTAGAAAAGATTCGCTACATACCTAGCACCGGCAAGGCCTACGATTTTGAATTCGGTCCCATAGAACTCGCACACATGTGCGGTTTCCCTAAAGACATCGTCTCTCAGGTAACCGAAGACTTTTTACGAGAACCTATTGTCCGCTGTGTCGATAACAAAATATCTGTCACCGACGACCTAGAATTGGTGAAGCGCGTTGCCTATTTTAAGAAAAAGCGTACCCTCGCCAAGGCACGCAAGGACCCACACAACAGGCAGTAG
- a CDS encoding UDP-N-acetylmuramate dehydrogenase, with product MSAHRIRARRITRRNVPLAERCSFRIGGAAQFWAEPRSCTQLRALIEEAQRARIPLSLIGGGSNVLIADEGVPGLMLSLRRFRSLHTQTQRDGSVLVHAGAGLPVAALLAFCAHHALRGLETFAGLPGSVGGAAYMNARCYGRAIADCFHSARTLVLHPVRSRAKELPEVRKNAQDKRGECLGLDGGPFTCSSFQTVFARAGDWGYKRSPFQSPHGVELHAGRRLILSLCVRLTPGNPAQIRKHMQEKIADRISKGQFRFPSAGSAFKNNPAFGKPSGILIEEAGLRGTSCGAAQVAPWHGNLIINTGNATAHQVRTLLRVVRQRVFETHGVWLEREIIFSGESVRMTSSSRDS from the coding sequence ATGTCCGCGCACCGGATACGCGCGCGTCGGATCACGCGCCGTAACGTCCCACTTGCAGAGCGATGTTCTTTCCGCATTGGTGGCGCTGCGCAGTTTTGGGCGGAGCCGCGCTCCTGCACACAGCTGCGCGCGCTTATTGAGGAAGCGCAGCGCGCACGCATTCCGCTGTCCCTTATTGGGGGAGGCTCTAACGTGTTAATCGCAGACGAGGGCGTACCGGGTCTGATGTTGAGCCTTCGTCGCTTTCGCAGTCTACACACCCAAACACAGCGCGATGGCTCAGTGCTCGTACATGCAGGCGCGGGGTTACCTGTGGCCGCCCTCCTGGCCTTTTGTGCCCATCACGCTCTACGCGGGCTTGAGACCTTTGCAGGGCTGCCTGGTAGTGTCGGTGGTGCCGCGTACATGAACGCCCGATGTTATGGGCGTGCAATCGCAGATTGCTTTCACTCTGCGCGCACGCTCGTACTTCACCCCGTGCGTTCGCGCGCAAAAGAACTGCCAGAGGTGAGAAAAAACGCACAAGACAAAAGAGGGGAATGTCTTGGCCTCGACGGCGGACCGTTTACCTGCAGCAGTTTTCAGACCGTCTTCGCGCGCGCGGGGGATTGGGGCTACAAGCGCTCTCCTTTCCAGAGTCCTCACGGTGTTGAACTCCATGCAGGAAGGCGTCTTATCCTCTCGCTGTGTGTACGTCTCACTCCCGGCAATCCGGCGCAGATTAGGAAGCACATGCAGGAGAAGATTGCCGATCGTATTTCAAAGGGGCAGTTTCGCTTTCCGTCAGCAGGCAGCGCGTTTAAAAACAACCCAGCTTTTGGTAAACCGTCTGGCATTCTCATAGAAGAGGCAGGTTTACGGGGCACCTCCTGTGGGGCTGCGCAGGTAGCACCCTGGCATGGAAATCTCATTATCAATACGGGGAATGCCACCGCACATCAGGTGCGCACACTCTTGCGCGTCGTTCGGCAACGCGTGTTTGAAACACACGGAGTGTGGCTCGAACGGGAAATCATTTTTTCTGGAGAATCTGTGAGGATGACTTCCAGTTCGCGAGACTCATGA